In Topomyia yanbarensis strain Yona2022 chromosome 2, ASM3024719v1, whole genome shotgun sequence, one DNA window encodes the following:
- the LOC131684368 gene encoding threonine--tRNA ligase 1, cytoplasmic isoform X1, producing the protein MRLLPMLTGLNRVVNLRYNFGSSLLVLRQPIQKLQQKQTQHLFGCQYATLAGKMKKEKQKNQQEKGNGVTSPAASAERTLPEFIDERIKLYDELKAQYLDELAKKPKNPIKVILPDGKEVSATSWESTPYDVAKGISQGLADNTVIARVNNELWDLDRPLEGDCKLQLLKFDDPDAQAVFWHSSAHILGEAMEKRYGGHLCYGPPIENGFYYDMFLEGSGISNQDYGVLESEVKKIVKEKQQFERLEMKKSDLLKMFEYNQFKVRILNEKVTTDTTTVYRCGSLIDLCRGPHVRHTGKVKALKVVKNSSTYWEGKADAETLQRVYGISFPDPKQLKEWEKIQEEAAKRDHRKLGREQELFFFHELSPGSCFFQPKGAHIYNSLMNFIRAEYRKRGFQEVISPNIYNAKLWQTSGHWQHYAENMFSFESEKETFALKPMNCPGHCLIFDHRNRSWRELPLRMADFGVLHRNELSGALTGLTRVRRFQQDDAHIFCMPEQIREEIFGCLDFLRHVYGIFGFSFNLVLSTRPEKYLGDVEVWNEAEKALAESLDKFGQPWKENPGDGAFYGPKIDITIMDALKRNHQCATIQLDFQLPIRFNLNYVDDTGEKKRPVIIHRAVLGSVERMIAILTENYAGKWPFWLSPRQIMVVPVGPPYDEYANKVRQRLFDAGFMAEADLDAGDTMNKKIRNAQLAQYNFILVVGEKERNSETVNVRTRDNKVHGEVSVDELVKKLRKLADEYTLEEDKF; encoded by the exons ATGAGACTTTTGCCAATGCTGACTGGGCTCAACCGCGTTGTGAATTTGCGGTACAATTTCGGTAGTAGTTTGCTAGTGCTGCGTCAACCGATACAGAaattgcaacaaaaacaaactCAACATCTCTTTGGGTGCCAGTATGCTACTCTG GCAGGCAAGATGAAGAAAGAGAAACAGAAAAATCAACAAGAGAAAG GAAACGGAGTTACCTCGCCAGCTGCTTCAGCTGAGAGAACCCTGCCCGAGTTTATCGATGAACGCATCAAACTGTACGATGAACTGAAGGCCCAGTATTTGGATGAATTGGCCAAAAAGCCGAAAAATCCCATTAAGGTGATCCTACCCGATGGAAAGGAAGTGAGCGCCACGAGCTGGGAAAGTACTCCGTACGATGTTGCTAAGGGTATTAGTCAGGGATTAGCCGACAATACGGTCATTGCTCGTGTGAACAACGAACTCTGGGATCTGGACCGTCCACTGGAAGGTGACTGCAAGCTACAGCTGCTGAAGTTTGATGATCCTGATGCGCAGGCTGTATTCTGGCACAGCTCAGCACATATTCTCGGCGAGGCGATGGAGAAG CGCTACGGTGGTCATCTCTGCTACGGACCACCAATCGAAAACGGATTCTACTATGACATGTTCCTGGAAGGTAGCGGT ATTTCCAATCAAGACTACGGAGTGTTGGAAAGTGAAGTTAAGAAAATTGTTAAGGAAAAGCAACAGTTTGAGAGATTGGAGATGAAAAAATCCGACTTGCTGAAGATGTTCGAGTATAATCAGTTCAAAGTTCGTATTCTGAATGAAAAGGTCACAACGGATACAACCACTGTGTATCGGTGTGGTTCTCTTATCGATCTATGTCGCGGGCCACATGTTCGACATACAGGAAAGGTTAAGGCTTTAAAAGTCGTTAAAAATTCTTCCACTTACTGGGAAGGTAAGGCTGATGCTGAAACTTTGCAGCGAGTCTATGGAATCTCGTTCCCTGATCCTAAGCAATTGAAGGAATGGGAAAAGATTCAAGAGGAAGCCGCAAAACGAGATCACCGAAAGTTGGGCAGGGAGCAGGAACTGTTCTTTTTCCATGAACTCTCGCCTGGATCTTGTTTCTTTCAGCCGAAAGGGGCACATATTTATAATTCGCTGAtgaattttattcgtgcagaatACCGTAAGCGTGGATTCCAAGAAGTAATTTCTCCTAACATCTATAACGCAAAGCTTTGGCAAACCTCTGGTCACTGGCAACATTATGCTGAAAATATGTTCTCATTCGAGAGTGAAAAGGAAACTTTCGCATTGAAACCTATGAACTGTCCCGGGCATTGCTTGATCTTTGATCACCGTAACCGATCTTGGCGAGAATTACCACTGCGCATGGCTGATTTCGGTGTTTTACACAGAAACGAGCTGTCTGGTGCTTTGACTGGTTTGACACGGGTTCGTCGGTTCCAACAGGATGATGCTCACATCTTCTGTATGCCGGAACAAATCCGTGAAGAGATCTTTGGTTGTTTAGACTTTTTGCGTCACGTTTATGGCATATTTGGATTCTCCTTTAACTTAGTTTTATCAACACGTCCAGAGAAGTACCTAGGCGATGTTGAGGTTTGGAATGAAGCTGAGAAGGCGCTAGCAGAATCGTTGGATAAGTTCGGTCAACCTTGGAAAGAAAATCCTGGAGATGGTGCTTTTTATGGACCAAAAATCGATATAACTATTATGGATGCTCTTAAGCGTAACCATCAGTGCGCCACAATACAATTAGACTTCCAATTACCCATTCGGTTCAATTTGAATTACGTTGACGACACGGGAGAAAAGAAACGTCCAGTTATCATTCATCGAGCGGTACTTGGCTCCGTTGAACGTATGATTGCTATTCTTACCGAGAACTATGCTGGAAAATGGCCGTTTTGGTTATCACCGAGACAAATTATGGTAGTACCAGTTGGTCCTCCGTACGATGAATATGCCAACAAAGTTCGCCAGCGTTTGTTCGATGCTGGTTTCATGGCTGAGGCTGATCTGGATGCCGGAGACACTATGAACAAAAAGATCCGTAATGCACAGCTTGCGCAGTATAATTTCATTCTTG TTGTTGGTGAAAAGGAGCGTAATTCTGAGACCGTCAATGTGCGTACTCGCGACAACAAAGTTCACGGTGAAGTTTCCGTCGACGAGCTGGTAAAAAAGCTGCGAAAACTTGCGGATGAGTACACCCTGGAAGAGGACAAGTTCTAA
- the LOC131684368 gene encoding threonine--tRNA ligase 1, cytoplasmic isoform X2: MILYHFSLKFAKITSMPDNETFANADWAQPRCEFAAGKMKKEKQKNQQEKGNGVTSPAASAERTLPEFIDERIKLYDELKAQYLDELAKKPKNPIKVILPDGKEVSATSWESTPYDVAKGISQGLADNTVIARVNNELWDLDRPLEGDCKLQLLKFDDPDAQAVFWHSSAHILGEAMEKRYGGHLCYGPPIENGFYYDMFLEGSGISNQDYGVLESEVKKIVKEKQQFERLEMKKSDLLKMFEYNQFKVRILNEKVTTDTTTVYRCGSLIDLCRGPHVRHTGKVKALKVVKNSSTYWEGKADAETLQRVYGISFPDPKQLKEWEKIQEEAAKRDHRKLGREQELFFFHELSPGSCFFQPKGAHIYNSLMNFIRAEYRKRGFQEVISPNIYNAKLWQTSGHWQHYAENMFSFESEKETFALKPMNCPGHCLIFDHRNRSWRELPLRMADFGVLHRNELSGALTGLTRVRRFQQDDAHIFCMPEQIREEIFGCLDFLRHVYGIFGFSFNLVLSTRPEKYLGDVEVWNEAEKALAESLDKFGQPWKENPGDGAFYGPKIDITIMDALKRNHQCATIQLDFQLPIRFNLNYVDDTGEKKRPVIIHRAVLGSVERMIAILTENYAGKWPFWLSPRQIMVVPVGPPYDEYANKVRQRLFDAGFMAEADLDAGDTMNKKIRNAQLAQYNFILVVGEKERNSETVNVRTRDNKVHGEVSVDELVKKLRKLADEYTLEEDKF, from the exons ATGATTTTGTaccatttttcattaaaatttgcgaaaataacTAGTATGCCCGACAATGAGACTTTTGCCAATGCTGACTGGGCTCAACCGCGTTGTGAATTTGCG GCAGGCAAGATGAAGAAAGAGAAACAGAAAAATCAACAAGAGAAAG GAAACGGAGTTACCTCGCCAGCTGCTTCAGCTGAGAGAACCCTGCCCGAGTTTATCGATGAACGCATCAAACTGTACGATGAACTGAAGGCCCAGTATTTGGATGAATTGGCCAAAAAGCCGAAAAATCCCATTAAGGTGATCCTACCCGATGGAAAGGAAGTGAGCGCCACGAGCTGGGAAAGTACTCCGTACGATGTTGCTAAGGGTATTAGTCAGGGATTAGCCGACAATACGGTCATTGCTCGTGTGAACAACGAACTCTGGGATCTGGACCGTCCACTGGAAGGTGACTGCAAGCTACAGCTGCTGAAGTTTGATGATCCTGATGCGCAGGCTGTATTCTGGCACAGCTCAGCACATATTCTCGGCGAGGCGATGGAGAAG CGCTACGGTGGTCATCTCTGCTACGGACCACCAATCGAAAACGGATTCTACTATGACATGTTCCTGGAAGGTAGCGGT ATTTCCAATCAAGACTACGGAGTGTTGGAAAGTGAAGTTAAGAAAATTGTTAAGGAAAAGCAACAGTTTGAGAGATTGGAGATGAAAAAATCCGACTTGCTGAAGATGTTCGAGTATAATCAGTTCAAAGTTCGTATTCTGAATGAAAAGGTCACAACGGATACAACCACTGTGTATCGGTGTGGTTCTCTTATCGATCTATGTCGCGGGCCACATGTTCGACATACAGGAAAGGTTAAGGCTTTAAAAGTCGTTAAAAATTCTTCCACTTACTGGGAAGGTAAGGCTGATGCTGAAACTTTGCAGCGAGTCTATGGAATCTCGTTCCCTGATCCTAAGCAATTGAAGGAATGGGAAAAGATTCAAGAGGAAGCCGCAAAACGAGATCACCGAAAGTTGGGCAGGGAGCAGGAACTGTTCTTTTTCCATGAACTCTCGCCTGGATCTTGTTTCTTTCAGCCGAAAGGGGCACATATTTATAATTCGCTGAtgaattttattcgtgcagaatACCGTAAGCGTGGATTCCAAGAAGTAATTTCTCCTAACATCTATAACGCAAAGCTTTGGCAAACCTCTGGTCACTGGCAACATTATGCTGAAAATATGTTCTCATTCGAGAGTGAAAAGGAAACTTTCGCATTGAAACCTATGAACTGTCCCGGGCATTGCTTGATCTTTGATCACCGTAACCGATCTTGGCGAGAATTACCACTGCGCATGGCTGATTTCGGTGTTTTACACAGAAACGAGCTGTCTGGTGCTTTGACTGGTTTGACACGGGTTCGTCGGTTCCAACAGGATGATGCTCACATCTTCTGTATGCCGGAACAAATCCGTGAAGAGATCTTTGGTTGTTTAGACTTTTTGCGTCACGTTTATGGCATATTTGGATTCTCCTTTAACTTAGTTTTATCAACACGTCCAGAGAAGTACCTAGGCGATGTTGAGGTTTGGAATGAAGCTGAGAAGGCGCTAGCAGAATCGTTGGATAAGTTCGGTCAACCTTGGAAAGAAAATCCTGGAGATGGTGCTTTTTATGGACCAAAAATCGATATAACTATTATGGATGCTCTTAAGCGTAACCATCAGTGCGCCACAATACAATTAGACTTCCAATTACCCATTCGGTTCAATTTGAATTACGTTGACGACACGGGAGAAAAGAAACGTCCAGTTATCATTCATCGAGCGGTACTTGGCTCCGTTGAACGTATGATTGCTATTCTTACCGAGAACTATGCTGGAAAATGGCCGTTTTGGTTATCACCGAGACAAATTATGGTAGTACCAGTTGGTCCTCCGTACGATGAATATGCCAACAAAGTTCGCCAGCGTTTGTTCGATGCTGGTTTCATGGCTGAGGCTGATCTGGATGCCGGAGACACTATGAACAAAAAGATCCGTAATGCACAGCTTGCGCAGTATAATTTCATTCTTG TTGTTGGTGAAAAGGAGCGTAATTCTGAGACCGTCAATGTGCGTACTCGCGACAACAAAGTTCACGGTGAAGTTTCCGTCGACGAGCTGGTAAAAAAGCTGCGAAAACTTGCGGATGAGTACACCCTGGAAGAGGACAAGTTCTAA
- the LOC131684368 gene encoding threonine--tRNA ligase 1, cytoplasmic isoform X4 — MGKNNKSNKAGKMKKEKQKNQQEKGNGVTSPAASAERTLPEFIDERIKLYDELKAQYLDELAKKPKNPIKVILPDGKEVSATSWESTPYDVAKGISQGLADNTVIARVNNELWDLDRPLEGDCKLQLLKFDDPDAQAVFWHSSAHILGEAMEKRYGGHLCYGPPIENGFYYDMFLEGSGISNQDYGVLESEVKKIVKEKQQFERLEMKKSDLLKMFEYNQFKVRILNEKVTTDTTTVYRCGSLIDLCRGPHVRHTGKVKALKVVKNSSTYWEGKADAETLQRVYGISFPDPKQLKEWEKIQEEAAKRDHRKLGREQELFFFHELSPGSCFFQPKGAHIYNSLMNFIRAEYRKRGFQEVISPNIYNAKLWQTSGHWQHYAENMFSFESEKETFALKPMNCPGHCLIFDHRNRSWRELPLRMADFGVLHRNELSGALTGLTRVRRFQQDDAHIFCMPEQIREEIFGCLDFLRHVYGIFGFSFNLVLSTRPEKYLGDVEVWNEAEKALAESLDKFGQPWKENPGDGAFYGPKIDITIMDALKRNHQCATIQLDFQLPIRFNLNYVDDTGEKKRPVIIHRAVLGSVERMIAILTENYAGKWPFWLSPRQIMVVPVGPPYDEYANKVRQRLFDAGFMAEADLDAGDTMNKKIRNAQLAQYNFILVVGEKERNSETVNVRTRDNKVHGEVSVDELVKKLRKLADEYTLEEDKF; from the exons ATGGGAAagaataataaatcaaacaag GCAGGCAAGATGAAGAAAGAGAAACAGAAAAATCAACAAGAGAAAG GAAACGGAGTTACCTCGCCAGCTGCTTCAGCTGAGAGAACCCTGCCCGAGTTTATCGATGAACGCATCAAACTGTACGATGAACTGAAGGCCCAGTATTTGGATGAATTGGCCAAAAAGCCGAAAAATCCCATTAAGGTGATCCTACCCGATGGAAAGGAAGTGAGCGCCACGAGCTGGGAAAGTACTCCGTACGATGTTGCTAAGGGTATTAGTCAGGGATTAGCCGACAATACGGTCATTGCTCGTGTGAACAACGAACTCTGGGATCTGGACCGTCCACTGGAAGGTGACTGCAAGCTACAGCTGCTGAAGTTTGATGATCCTGATGCGCAGGCTGTATTCTGGCACAGCTCAGCACATATTCTCGGCGAGGCGATGGAGAAG CGCTACGGTGGTCATCTCTGCTACGGACCACCAATCGAAAACGGATTCTACTATGACATGTTCCTGGAAGGTAGCGGT ATTTCCAATCAAGACTACGGAGTGTTGGAAAGTGAAGTTAAGAAAATTGTTAAGGAAAAGCAACAGTTTGAGAGATTGGAGATGAAAAAATCCGACTTGCTGAAGATGTTCGAGTATAATCAGTTCAAAGTTCGTATTCTGAATGAAAAGGTCACAACGGATACAACCACTGTGTATCGGTGTGGTTCTCTTATCGATCTATGTCGCGGGCCACATGTTCGACATACAGGAAAGGTTAAGGCTTTAAAAGTCGTTAAAAATTCTTCCACTTACTGGGAAGGTAAGGCTGATGCTGAAACTTTGCAGCGAGTCTATGGAATCTCGTTCCCTGATCCTAAGCAATTGAAGGAATGGGAAAAGATTCAAGAGGAAGCCGCAAAACGAGATCACCGAAAGTTGGGCAGGGAGCAGGAACTGTTCTTTTTCCATGAACTCTCGCCTGGATCTTGTTTCTTTCAGCCGAAAGGGGCACATATTTATAATTCGCTGAtgaattttattcgtgcagaatACCGTAAGCGTGGATTCCAAGAAGTAATTTCTCCTAACATCTATAACGCAAAGCTTTGGCAAACCTCTGGTCACTGGCAACATTATGCTGAAAATATGTTCTCATTCGAGAGTGAAAAGGAAACTTTCGCATTGAAACCTATGAACTGTCCCGGGCATTGCTTGATCTTTGATCACCGTAACCGATCTTGGCGAGAATTACCACTGCGCATGGCTGATTTCGGTGTTTTACACAGAAACGAGCTGTCTGGTGCTTTGACTGGTTTGACACGGGTTCGTCGGTTCCAACAGGATGATGCTCACATCTTCTGTATGCCGGAACAAATCCGTGAAGAGATCTTTGGTTGTTTAGACTTTTTGCGTCACGTTTATGGCATATTTGGATTCTCCTTTAACTTAGTTTTATCAACACGTCCAGAGAAGTACCTAGGCGATGTTGAGGTTTGGAATGAAGCTGAGAAGGCGCTAGCAGAATCGTTGGATAAGTTCGGTCAACCTTGGAAAGAAAATCCTGGAGATGGTGCTTTTTATGGACCAAAAATCGATATAACTATTATGGATGCTCTTAAGCGTAACCATCAGTGCGCCACAATACAATTAGACTTCCAATTACCCATTCGGTTCAATTTGAATTACGTTGACGACACGGGAGAAAAGAAACGTCCAGTTATCATTCATCGAGCGGTACTTGGCTCCGTTGAACGTATGATTGCTATTCTTACCGAGAACTATGCTGGAAAATGGCCGTTTTGGTTATCACCGAGACAAATTATGGTAGTACCAGTTGGTCCTCCGTACGATGAATATGCCAACAAAGTTCGCCAGCGTTTGTTCGATGCTGGTTTCATGGCTGAGGCTGATCTGGATGCCGGAGACACTATGAACAAAAAGATCCGTAATGCACAGCTTGCGCAGTATAATTTCATTCTTG TTGTTGGTGAAAAGGAGCGTAATTCTGAGACCGTCAATGTGCGTACTCGCGACAACAAAGTTCACGGTGAAGTTTCCGTCGACGAGCTGGTAAAAAAGCTGCGAAAACTTGCGGATGAGTACACCCTGGAAGAGGACAAGTTCTAA
- the LOC131684378 gene encoding uncharacterized protein LOC131684378, protein MTDESVFAKLPDYIQSGLNTVASEQGFTEGLVRFEFEDGSKKGDGFMGDLFKVIIREQNRDDVVVVCKTLPQSEARKMYTIRLFHREVEAYNEVLPMMRKFQIEMGISEGDPKGFWSFPKSYYAYCDVQKLEGVIIMEDLREKQFRMWKKSEPVDYEHTRMLVEQLGKLHAISFALKDQKPELFERFKQFKDPLGLLIQYEPRQAMAKMMNGSCERAISTLDENDELSRTKMQPIRGVVTELYRNDTDGSQAEPYAVLGHGDCWVNNTMFRYQDENVKPTDICMLDWQLCRYVSPALDFVYFIFICTDEVLRANHYDQLLQDYYKSLSDCLLLLGGDPERQFPQSAFEDQLKRFGRFALLISFLVLPVICTPSEELPDIDQHMEKAQKAHQSGDDSTVEEIEFSSTANADAIYRKRARGMIRDLVKFGYL, encoded by the exons ATGACTGACGAATCTGTGTTTGCGAAGTTACCTGATTACATTCAGAGTGGTTTGAATACGGTAGCTTCGGAACAAGGTTTCACGGAAGGATTAGTACGGTTCGAGTTCGAGGATGGTTCCAAGAAGGGAGATGGATTCATGGGTGATTTGTTCAAGGTGATCATTCGGGAGCAGAACCGAGACGACGTGGTAGTCGTGTGTAAAACTCTTCCGCAGAGTGAGGCCCGAAAGATGTACACGATTCGGTTATTCCATCGCGAAGTAGAAGCTTACAATGAGGTTTTGCCGATGATGCGTAAATTTCAAATAGAAATGGGAATTTCTGAGGGTGACCCCAAAGGATTCTGGAGCTTTCCCAAAAGCTACTACGCATATTGCGATGTTCAGAAGCTTGAGGGTGTTATCATTATGGAGGATCTGCGGGAGAAACAGTTTCGAATGTGGAAGAAGTCGGAGCCAGTGGATTACGAGCACACTCGAATGTTGGTGGAACAGTTAGGAAAACTTCATGCTATTTCTTTCGCGTTAAAAGATCAGAAACCGGAATTGTTTGAACGATTCAAACAGTTTAAAGATCCACTAGGACTTCTGATCCAGTATGAACCGAGACAAGCTATGGCAAAAATGATGAACGGTAGCTGTGAGCGTGCGATATCAACTCTCGACGAGAACGACGAGCTAAGTAGAACGAAAATGCAACCAATTCGGGGAGTTGTTACCGAATTATACAGAAATGATACAGATGGAAGTCAGGCTGAACCATATGCAGTTTTGGGACACGGAGACTGTTGGGTTAACAATACAATGTTCCGTTATCAAGATGAA AATGTGAAACCAACGGATATTTGTATGCTGGACTGGCAATTATGCCGTTACGTTTCACCGGCCTTGGATTTTGTCTACTTCATCTTCATCTGCACGGATGAGGTGTTACGGGCAAACCACTATGACCAACTGTTGCAGGACTACTACAAATCACTCAGTGATTGTTTGCTTCTATTGGGTGGAGATCCAGAGCGGCAGTTTCCGCAATCGGCGTTCGAGGATCAGTTGAAACGATTTGGGCGCTTCGCCTTGCTGATTAGTTTCCTTGTGCTGCCAGTAATTTGCACACCGAGTGAAGAACTGCCCGATATAGACCAACACATGGAGAAGGCACAAAAAGCACATCAAAGCGGTGATGATTCTACAGTTGAAGAAATTGAGTTTAGCAGTACGGCGAATGCGGATGCAATTTATAGAAAAAGGGCACGTGGTATGATTAGGGACCTTGTGAAATTTGGATACTTGTAA
- the LOC131684368 gene encoding threonine--tRNA ligase 1, cytoplasmic isoform X3 → MTDNVPVAELGKLDLNQQKAGKMKKEKQKNQQEKGNGVTSPAASAERTLPEFIDERIKLYDELKAQYLDELAKKPKNPIKVILPDGKEVSATSWESTPYDVAKGISQGLADNTVIARVNNELWDLDRPLEGDCKLQLLKFDDPDAQAVFWHSSAHILGEAMEKRYGGHLCYGPPIENGFYYDMFLEGSGISNQDYGVLESEVKKIVKEKQQFERLEMKKSDLLKMFEYNQFKVRILNEKVTTDTTTVYRCGSLIDLCRGPHVRHTGKVKALKVVKNSSTYWEGKADAETLQRVYGISFPDPKQLKEWEKIQEEAAKRDHRKLGREQELFFFHELSPGSCFFQPKGAHIYNSLMNFIRAEYRKRGFQEVISPNIYNAKLWQTSGHWQHYAENMFSFESEKETFALKPMNCPGHCLIFDHRNRSWRELPLRMADFGVLHRNELSGALTGLTRVRRFQQDDAHIFCMPEQIREEIFGCLDFLRHVYGIFGFSFNLVLSTRPEKYLGDVEVWNEAEKALAESLDKFGQPWKENPGDGAFYGPKIDITIMDALKRNHQCATIQLDFQLPIRFNLNYVDDTGEKKRPVIIHRAVLGSVERMIAILTENYAGKWPFWLSPRQIMVVPVGPPYDEYANKVRQRLFDAGFMAEADLDAGDTMNKKIRNAQLAQYNFILVVGEKERNSETVNVRTRDNKVHGEVSVDELVKKLRKLADEYTLEEDKF, encoded by the exons ATGACTGACAACGTGCCCGTCGCCGAGCTTGGAAAATTGGATTTGAACCAGCAAAAG GCAGGCAAGATGAAGAAAGAGAAACAGAAAAATCAACAAGAGAAAG GAAACGGAGTTACCTCGCCAGCTGCTTCAGCTGAGAGAACCCTGCCCGAGTTTATCGATGAACGCATCAAACTGTACGATGAACTGAAGGCCCAGTATTTGGATGAATTGGCCAAAAAGCCGAAAAATCCCATTAAGGTGATCCTACCCGATGGAAAGGAAGTGAGCGCCACGAGCTGGGAAAGTACTCCGTACGATGTTGCTAAGGGTATTAGTCAGGGATTAGCCGACAATACGGTCATTGCTCGTGTGAACAACGAACTCTGGGATCTGGACCGTCCACTGGAAGGTGACTGCAAGCTACAGCTGCTGAAGTTTGATGATCCTGATGCGCAGGCTGTATTCTGGCACAGCTCAGCACATATTCTCGGCGAGGCGATGGAGAAG CGCTACGGTGGTCATCTCTGCTACGGACCACCAATCGAAAACGGATTCTACTATGACATGTTCCTGGAAGGTAGCGGT ATTTCCAATCAAGACTACGGAGTGTTGGAAAGTGAAGTTAAGAAAATTGTTAAGGAAAAGCAACAGTTTGAGAGATTGGAGATGAAAAAATCCGACTTGCTGAAGATGTTCGAGTATAATCAGTTCAAAGTTCGTATTCTGAATGAAAAGGTCACAACGGATACAACCACTGTGTATCGGTGTGGTTCTCTTATCGATCTATGTCGCGGGCCACATGTTCGACATACAGGAAAGGTTAAGGCTTTAAAAGTCGTTAAAAATTCTTCCACTTACTGGGAAGGTAAGGCTGATGCTGAAACTTTGCAGCGAGTCTATGGAATCTCGTTCCCTGATCCTAAGCAATTGAAGGAATGGGAAAAGATTCAAGAGGAAGCCGCAAAACGAGATCACCGAAAGTTGGGCAGGGAGCAGGAACTGTTCTTTTTCCATGAACTCTCGCCTGGATCTTGTTTCTTTCAGCCGAAAGGGGCACATATTTATAATTCGCTGAtgaattttattcgtgcagaatACCGTAAGCGTGGATTCCAAGAAGTAATTTCTCCTAACATCTATAACGCAAAGCTTTGGCAAACCTCTGGTCACTGGCAACATTATGCTGAAAATATGTTCTCATTCGAGAGTGAAAAGGAAACTTTCGCATTGAAACCTATGAACTGTCCCGGGCATTGCTTGATCTTTGATCACCGTAACCGATCTTGGCGAGAATTACCACTGCGCATGGCTGATTTCGGTGTTTTACACAGAAACGAGCTGTCTGGTGCTTTGACTGGTTTGACACGGGTTCGTCGGTTCCAACAGGATGATGCTCACATCTTCTGTATGCCGGAACAAATCCGTGAAGAGATCTTTGGTTGTTTAGACTTTTTGCGTCACGTTTATGGCATATTTGGATTCTCCTTTAACTTAGTTTTATCAACACGTCCAGAGAAGTACCTAGGCGATGTTGAGGTTTGGAATGAAGCTGAGAAGGCGCTAGCAGAATCGTTGGATAAGTTCGGTCAACCTTGGAAAGAAAATCCTGGAGATGGTGCTTTTTATGGACCAAAAATCGATATAACTATTATGGATGCTCTTAAGCGTAACCATCAGTGCGCCACAATACAATTAGACTTCCAATTACCCATTCGGTTCAATTTGAATTACGTTGACGACACGGGAGAAAAGAAACGTCCAGTTATCATTCATCGAGCGGTACTTGGCTCCGTTGAACGTATGATTGCTATTCTTACCGAGAACTATGCTGGAAAATGGCCGTTTTGGTTATCACCGAGACAAATTATGGTAGTACCAGTTGGTCCTCCGTACGATGAATATGCCAACAAAGTTCGCCAGCGTTTGTTCGATGCTGGTTTCATGGCTGAGGCTGATCTGGATGCCGGAGACACTATGAACAAAAAGATCCGTAATGCACAGCTTGCGCAGTATAATTTCATTCTTG TTGTTGGTGAAAAGGAGCGTAATTCTGAGACCGTCAATGTGCGTACTCGCGACAACAAAGTTCACGGTGAAGTTTCCGTCGACGAGCTGGTAAAAAAGCTGCGAAAACTTGCGGATGAGTACACCCTGGAAGAGGACAAGTTCTAA